From the genome of Trueperaceae bacterium, one region includes:
- a CDS encoding carbohydrate-binding domain-containing protein, producing MTNLDGTTTSGPAPSVTRPFARLAKLFTAPILTLLAACATLPAMAQPSAGATITFADQATVAGEGAVASAGHVTITAGGTYVISGQSSDGSVTVDAAGAGVTLVLSGVDVTNPEGPAIYVAAAESATVTLASGSANTITDGGESEYDAALYSDAPLVIDGDGALDVHAVYEGISSTSHIDIQGGTIRIFATEDGINANQDGVSRITVSGGYVYVATESGDGIDSNGTITITGGVVVTQAALVDANSGLDADGDVTIDGGLVVATGSTMMGSLATASAQESIVVDYGANQSAGTLIVVRDEAGNDLLTFAPANGYRQLIFSSPDLQDGVTYTVYSGGTPAGDGSDGLYADGASDPGTAVTTVTTESSQGAGGPGFGRGGAPGRP from the coding sequence ATGACGAACCTCGACGGAACCACCACCAGCGGCCCGGCTCCAAGCGTTACGCGCCCCTTCGCCAGGCTGGCCAAGCTGTTCACGGCACCGATCCTCACCCTGCTCGCCGCCTGCGCCACGTTGCCGGCCATGGCGCAGCCGTCGGCGGGCGCCACCATCACGTTCGCCGACCAGGCGACGGTAGCGGGGGAAGGCGCCGTGGCGAGCGCCGGACACGTGACCATCACGGCCGGCGGCACCTACGTGATCTCGGGCCAGAGCAGCGACGGCTCGGTCACCGTCGACGCCGCCGGTGCCGGCGTCACGCTCGTCCTGAGCGGCGTCGACGTCACCAACCCGGAAGGCCCGGCCATCTACGTCGCCGCCGCCGAGTCGGCGACCGTCACCCTCGCCTCCGGGTCCGCCAATACCATCACCGACGGGGGCGAGAGCGAGTACGACGCGGCCCTCTACAGCGACGCACCCCTCGTGATCGACGGTGACGGCGCCCTCGACGTGCACGCGGTCTACGAAGGGATCTCGAGCACGTCGCACATCGACATCCAGGGCGGCACCATCAGGATCTTCGCGACCGAGGACGGCATCAACGCGAACCAGGACGGCGTGAGCCGCATCACCGTCAGCGGCGGCTACGTGTACGTCGCGACCGAGTCGGGCGACGGCATCGACTCGAACGGGACCATAACGATCACGGGCGGCGTGGTCGTCACCCAGGCTGCCCTCGTGGACGCCAACAGCGGCCTCGACGCCGACGGCGACGTCACCATCGACGGCGGCCTGGTAGTGGCGACGGGCAGCACGATGATGGGCTCCCTCGCCACCGCCTCCGCCCAGGAGAGCATCGTCGTCGACTACGGCGCCAACCAGTCCGCCGGCACCCTCATCGTCGTGCGCGACGAGGCCGGCAACGACCTCCTGACCTTCGCACCGGCCAACGGCTACCGGCAACTCATCTTCAGCTCGCCCGACCTCCAGGACGGCGTCACCTACACCGTGTACTCCGGCGGCACGCCCGCTGGGGACGGCAGCGACGGCCTCTACGCCGACGGCGCCTCCGATCCGGGCACGGCGGTGACCACCGTGACGACCGAGAGCTCGCAGGGTGCGGGCGGACCGGGCTTCGGGCGCGGGGGCGCCCCCGGCAGGCCGTGA
- a CDS encoding ABC transporter ATP-binding protein — translation MTSVIEVEHLTKRYGAATALDDVSLSLAENTVHGLLGRNGAGKTTLMSILTAQNFPTSGTVRVFGEAPYENARVLGRLCFVRENQKYPDNFKPVHAFRAASYFYPNWDQHLAERLAADFQLPTDRLIKKLSRGQLSAVGIIIAMAARPDVTFFDEPYLGLDAVARQVFYDRLLEDYSDHPRTIVLSSHLIDEVANLLERVIVLDKGRVVMDAAADDVRGLAVSVVGDASAVAAFAAGREVLRRQSLGNVTSAVVKGRVSEADRARLARSGIEVTPVSLQQLIVSSAGGGLDQAADGVGTVAGSRLGDESVVRAHEGGAR, via the coding sequence ATGACGAGCGTGATCGAGGTAGAACACCTCACCAAGCGGTACGGAGCGGCCACGGCCCTGGACGACGTGAGCCTCTCCCTCGCCGAGAACACCGTCCACGGCCTCCTCGGTCGCAACGGGGCCGGCAAGACCACCCTCATGTCCATCCTCACCGCTCAGAACTTCCCGACCTCGGGCACCGTCAGGGTGTTCGGCGAGGCCCCCTACGAGAACGCCCGCGTGTTGGGGCGCCTCTGCTTCGTGCGGGAGAACCAGAAGTACCCCGACAACTTCAAGCCGGTGCACGCGTTCCGCGCCGCGAGCTACTTCTACCCGAACTGGGACCAGCACCTCGCCGAGCGCCTGGCCGCGGACTTCCAGCTCCCCACCGACCGCCTCATCAAGAAGCTGTCGCGCGGGCAGCTCTCCGCCGTCGGGATCATCATCGCCATGGCGGCACGCCCCGACGTCACGTTCTTCGACGAGCCCTACCTCGGCCTCGACGCCGTGGCGCGGCAGGTCTTCTACGACCGCCTGCTGGAGGACTACTCCGACCACCCGCGGACCATCGTGCTCTCGTCGCACCTCATCGACGAGGTCGCCAACCTGCTCGAACGCGTGATCGTGCTCGACAAGGGTCGCGTCGTCATGGACGCGGCAGCGGACGACGTGCGCGGCCTGGCGGTCTCGGTCGTCGGCGACGCGTCGGCGGTGGCGGCCTTCGCCGCCGGTCGTGAGGTGCTGCGGCGGCAGAGCCTCGGCAACGTCACGTCCGCCGTCGTGAAGGGCCGGGTGTCGGAAGCGGACAGGGCGCGGCTGGCGCGCTCCGGCATAGAGGTGACGCCCGTCTCGCTGCAGCAGCTCATCGTCAGCAGTGCGGGCGGTGGCCTGGACCAGGCCGCCGACGGCGTAGGCACGGTGGCCGGCTCACGCCTGGGCGACGAGAGCGTCGTCCGCGCGCACGAAGGAGGCGCAAGGTGA
- a CDS encoding GntR family transcriptional regulator encodes MVDDSKALFLQIAERVEDSIVDGSLAEDSQAPSTNELAAFYRINPATAAKGISLLVDKGVLHKRRGIGMFVAPGARRALIAERRAAFASNYLDPLAAEARKLGLDVDELTQLLRERFTERTKA; translated from the coding sequence GTGGTCGACGACAGCAAAGCCCTCTTCCTCCAGATAGCCGAGCGCGTCGAGGACTCGATCGTGGACGGCAGCCTGGCCGAGGACTCCCAGGCGCCGTCGACCAACGAGCTGGCGGCCTTCTACCGCATCAACCCCGCGACTGCCGCCAAGGGCATCTCCCTCCTGGTCGACAAGGGGGTGCTCCACAAGCGCAGGGGCATCGGCATGTTCGTGGCGCCCGGCGCCAGGCGCGCACTGATCGCAGAGCGCCGCGCGGCGTTCGCCTCCAACTACCTGGACCCCCTGGCGGCCGAAGCGCGCAAGCTCGGCCTGGACGTCGACGAGCTCACCCAGCTGCTGAGAGAGCGGTTCACCGAAAGGACCAAGGCATGA
- a CDS encoding S8 family serine peptidase, translating to MGAPVALRLRARLTLGALLLALVGCFDTTPQVVELAVPVLEMNGFTRSSVTVTAPGAWTLDVIPVDPTVRGAITLSRSNGTGSMSVDVNVDPTAMPRIDQAFRLRLIAKVRGGEVVRTSDAVTFSYPDVVGTVAVVPEGARAAAGLFGTGTADAPSGTAAPVDMSGGDLDAPLDPTAPRTTLIVGLEPRGVVLSQDGRVAMSATSPRSATSPALAVATALADMGLGGAGTDAFEGANLTLVEVPTRSAAAAAAALRATPGVSYVEFPRPLYPASNDPYRQEQWNLDELAVEPLWYSASGAGATIAVIDSGFFPAHPDLFANVVGTYDAVTGGSSVTFTNCGTHGTHVAGIAAAVANNGEGVAGVAPQAKLLLVNVGNAAKTDCVMSTEWLIKALEYVTNGGSPRAQVVNMSLGNNSGADLGSGVRAAIQATATAGVSLVAAAGNTASGVCPSGFTAQPIMYPARYPQVLAVAATRPGMTRACYSHVGPEMFVAAPGGAGPGTPADPDHQVLSTVAGDDYGVMAGTSMASPAVAAVIAMLRGAVPSASASQVADAIAGTALDLGAPGRDSWYGYGFVDAQGAYTQLVGEPPEPPEPVTGLLLRVPGYPDALLDADLAFTLLEAAPGPLVVEVGSDDNGNGTLGEPGEWYGTATLTVRFGLTAPDPANRVTVTVARVP from the coding sequence GTGGGCGCGCCGGTAGCGCTGCGCCTCCGCGCCAGGCTCACGCTCGGCGCGCTGCTCTTGGCGTTGGTCGGCTGCTTCGACACGACGCCCCAGGTCGTCGAGCTCGCCGTGCCCGTCCTCGAGATGAACGGCTTCACCCGCTCGAGCGTGACGGTGACGGCGCCGGGCGCCTGGACGCTGGACGTCATCCCGGTCGACCCGACGGTGCGCGGCGCAATCACCCTCTCGCGCTCCAACGGCACCGGCTCCATGAGCGTGGACGTGAACGTCGACCCGACCGCCATGCCGCGCATCGACCAGGCGTTCCGGCTGCGCCTGATCGCGAAGGTGCGGGGCGGCGAGGTCGTGAGGACGAGCGACGCCGTCACGTTCTCCTACCCCGACGTGGTGGGGACCGTCGCGGTGGTCCCCGAGGGGGCTAGGGCCGCCGCCGGGCTCTTCGGCACCGGCACCGCCGACGCGCCCTCCGGCACCGCGGCGCCCGTCGACATGTCCGGCGGCGACCTCGATGCGCCACTCGATCCCACCGCGCCGAGGACCACCCTCATAGTCGGCCTGGAGCCGCGCGGCGTCGTGCTCAGCCAGGACGGACGCGTGGCGATGTCGGCGACATCGCCGAGGTCGGCGACATCGCCCGCGCTGGCCGTCGCCACCGCACTCGCCGACATGGGCCTCGGCGGGGCCGGGACGGACGCGTTCGAGGGAGCGAACCTGACCCTCGTCGAGGTGCCGACGCGCTCGGCCGCTGCCGCGGCGGCGGCACTGCGCGCCACGCCCGGCGTCAGCTACGTGGAGTTCCCGCGGCCGCTCTACCCGGCGAGCAACGACCCCTACCGCCAAGAGCAGTGGAACCTGGACGAGCTGGCCGTCGAGCCCCTCTGGTACAGCGCCAGCGGGGCCGGCGCCACCATCGCCGTCATCGACTCCGGGTTCTTCCCCGCCCACCCGGACCTGTTCGCCAACGTCGTCGGCACCTACGACGCGGTCACGGGCGGCAGCTCCGTGACCTTCACCAACTGCGGCACGCACGGCACGCACGTGGCCGGCATCGCCGCGGCGGTCGCGAACAACGGTGAGGGCGTGGCCGGGGTGGCGCCGCAGGCGAAGCTCCTGCTCGTGAACGTGGGGAACGCCGCAAAGACGGACTGCGTTATGAGCACGGAGTGGCTGATCAAGGCCCTCGAGTACGTGACGAACGGCGGCAGCCCACGCGCGCAGGTAGTGAACATGAGCCTCGGCAACAACAGCGGCGCCGACCTCGGCAGCGGCGTGCGAGCGGCCATCCAGGCCACGGCCACCGCGGGCGTGAGCCTGGTGGCCGCGGCGGGCAACACGGCCAGCGGCGTGTGTCCGAGCGGCTTCACCGCCCAGCCGATCATGTACCCGGCCAGGTACCCGCAGGTACTCGCCGTCGCCGCCACGCGGCCGGGCATGACGCGCGCCTGCTACAGCCACGTGGGCCCCGAGATGTTCGTCGCGGCGCCCGGCGGGGCGGGGCCGGGCACCCCGGCCGACCCGGACCATCAAGTCCTCAGCACCGTTGCCGGCGACGACTACGGCGTCATGGCCGGCACGAGCATGGCCTCCCCTGCCGTGGCCGCCGTCATTGCGATGCTGCGGGGCGCCGTGCCGAGCGCGAGCGCGTCGCAGGTGGCGGACGCCATCGCCGGCACGGCCCTGGACCTGGGCGCCCCAGGCCGCGACTCGTGGTACGGCTACGGCTTCGTCGATGCCCAAGGGGCGTACACGCAGCTGGTCGGCGAGCCGCCCGAGCCGCCCGAACCCGTCACCGGCCTCCTGCTGCGGGTACCCGGCTACCCGGACGCGCTCCTTGACGCGGACCTGGCGTTCACGCTGCTCGAGGCCGCCCCCGGACCGCTCGTCGTTGAGGTCGGCAGCGACGACAACGGCAACGGCACCCTCGGCGAGCCGGGCGAGTGGTACGGCACGGCCACGCTGACGGTGCGCTTCGGGCTCACGGCGCCGGACCCGGCCAACCGGGTGACGGTGACGGTCGCACGCGTCCCCTGA